DNA sequence from the Paenibacillus physcomitrellae genome:
GAACATGGTTTGTCTGTCTTTACCGGAGAGCTGATCGATTTCAAACGGGCTTTGCTCGAGACAGCGCGGGAATGCTATGCCGTCGTGGATCACTTCAAATTCGGGCAAAGCGCCTTGAGGACTTTCGCCCGCCTGAATGAGATTACCGCAATTATTACAGATCCAGGCCTGCCTTCCGAAATGGCAACATCCTTTATTCAAGCTGGTGTCAGGATAGAACTGGCCGACAGCTGATCAGCTAGTCTGCTCTTAAACAGTCTAATTACTTAGGAGATTATTCCCATGAATCTATTTGATCTTAGTGGTAAAACGGCTTTGGTGACCGGCGCTTCCGGCGGGCTCGGCCAAGGTATCGCCTTGGGGCTGGCCGAGGCCGGCGCAGACATCGTGGCCGTGTCCCAATCCAGTTGTGAAGCCACATTAAACGGTATCAAAGCAGCCGGCAGAAAAGGAGCCGGAATTTCCGCCGACCTGAGCCGGGCCGATCTGTTGGAAGATGTATTTGCGCAAGCTTTAGAGTTAAATGGTCAAATTGACATTTTGGTGAACAACGCTGGCATCATCCGCCGCACTCCCGCCGCTGAACACAGCCGGCAGGATTGGTATGAAGTGCTTGATTTGAATCTGACTACGGTGTTTCTGCTGTCCCAGCTGGCGGGCAATCATATGATCGCCAGAGG
Encoded proteins:
- the kduD gene encoding 2-dehydro-3-deoxy-D-gluconate 5-dehydrogenase KduD, encoding MNLFDLSGKTALVTGASGGLGQGIALGLAEAGADIVAVSQSSCEATLNGIKAAGRKGAGISADLSRADLLEDVFAQALELNGQIDILVNNAGIIRRTPAAEHSRQDWYEVLDLNLTTVFLLSQLAGNHMIARGTGKIINIASMLSFQGGINVPGYTASKHGVAGLTKAFANEWAGKGIQVNAIAPGYMATNNTSPILQDEARTRSITERIPAGRWGTPEDLKGPAVFLASSASDYLNGHVLCVDGGWMAR